The window agattgaagaaatattgtataataaaaaaaatgtatagttaataaaatatggaagatttgtataatatttttgcTTGCTATTTTATATgcattttattcattttttcttcttttctcacTTGCCTTCTTTTACTAGCTTTTTCTcgttagattaaaatattagtgTGTTACAAATCTCGAAAATAGTTTGATGTTATTGatacataataaaatgtgACTAAAGTTGCATTGCCTATATGTCACGTAATGCCAAACACATAAACTTATAACGagctttattttgtaatatgataaaatttcgTTGGAAAGATTGAAGATCAATATAAGTTTTATCCACTAAACTCTACGtacatgttttctttctttcttaaatcGAGTCCTTCAAACATTTTGACTAAAAATATGTCTTTAATAGTTAATTTGTGTTAATGTTGAGTAATACTATAGACTCATTTATGGAGTTTATATTCCTCAATATGACTTTATTTGGGAAGGGGTGCTTTCTCATAGCTTGTTCGGTcgtgttattatatatatatatataaggaaaCTAGGGATAGGATATTCAAACCGCATGATTTATCGTGAGTTTGAAGATGTTATCGTCAAATTTCATGGTTCTCTTCGGCTTTtacttcaaaagtttttttttaattaatctctaTGACACGTTATTTCAcaccatgttgcaaatattagtCTAACATGAATAGAACATAAGAGTGTAACAGATAGATTTTACTACATTTGAAAACGTTGTTAtacatcttattattatttctaaaatgacTAAAAAATAACTCGAAAAGATtacatcaaatgacaaaagcATTTAGAAAACACAAAgcttatgatatatatttttgcatattgtaaatatggaaaaaaatagtgaTATCAAATCACGATAAAAAACTATCAAACGATAATCATAAagttatcgacttttaaatttggtacattgcaatttaaaaaatatagtgacaTGATTATcgttataattttcttttatatttttaccaAAGCCCCAAAGAACTCTTATATTTGATGTGGGCTCATTAGAGCAGCGGTCCAACACTTGAAAGGCCCAAACATTCGGCCTTCTTACTATAAACTGCCGAAGCTTCCAGAATGAACGGCAGAAGTTGAAACTTGAAGAATACTTTGAGAGAAATGGCGGGAGAAGCCGAAGCACCAAGGAGGGCTTATGGCGGTCCTCCAAGAGCAACTCATGCTCCTCCTCGTCCTCGTTTGGAGCCCGTTGATCGGGAAAAGgtttctctccttctcttctctATTTTTAGGGTTTCTGTCCCTTCCGGGGTTGTCTCTGATTTTCAATATTAGTGTTCATTAGCTTGCTATTGAATCCACATTCAGAtcaatcattttcttatttctttgttCTAGAATGTCGTTGGAATCTCTTTATTTTGGTGCTTGTTACTTGAATCTCCGATTATTGCATTTTCGCTGCCTCGTTGTGTTCGGAGCTGGCTGTGTAAATATAGATAGCAACTTTCATTCTCTATGTTgagtaattttgtttctattgcTGCAGACTTGTCCTTTGCTGCTTCGTGTTTTCACGAAGGTACGTTGTTCATTTATGCtggcttttgtttttgtagattttgttttgtatctATGCAAAGTACCCAAAAACAAGTGTGTTTCATCGGCTTGGGAACCGTAGTTTAATCCAACCGTTGTATTAGGGATGAAATGAAGTGCGTTGGGTGTTGAATTTGTGTTAAATGTTCGAATTTGTGCCATTGTTTTGATAGATGAGGTTTAGGAATCTGATTAGAGGATAATTTAAGCAAATTTCCGTGGTTTCGGGTTGCTACATTTAGGTTATGAGGAGTCTGGTTCTAATTAATGTTACACTTGGATAAGGAAGGGTGATAttgctgtttttttcttcttcatatttttggTAGACTGGGAGTCATCATTTCAATGAAGACTTTGCTGTGAGGGGCAAGGAGCCGAGGGACGAGGTTCAAATTTATACCTGGAAAGATGCTACGCTTCGCGAACTAACTGATCTGGTTGtatttctctttccttttcaacCTCTTCTCCCTCTACGCTTTGCATGACATAAGTGCGACCGATCGGTATCTTTTTGAATGTATATCCACGATGCATTCGTGGAaactattttccattttgttgcTCCTTGATCTCATGTGTCTACTTTTCTTTCCACTTTGGGTGAGGGAGTTTACAGGTCAAAGAGGTAGCTCCAGAAGCCAGGAGAAGAAATGCTAAACTTTCCTTTGCTTTGGTTTATCCCGATAGACATGGTCGGTTTGTATTGAGAGAGGTATCtattttctcctcttctccCACGTATGTCATGCATATACACATATAATGCAATGTTTTTAGTATGAACTAGGAAAACATTCTTGACACTTTGCTTGTTACTTAGTTAAGTTTGTCAAATTGAACACCCAAGTTGAACAAGTggtaaaataaagtaaagctGAACTGAAATCTTTTGTTCTGAACCATACTGTCATCATGTTCTGCTGTAACTGGCAGTTTCTTTAGCCACAAAGATTTTTCTGTGCAAAGAGCTTAAGTATGTGATATACTCAAATTCATGATAAATTTCCTAGAAATTAATTGACCTCACCTGtaatttatgtttagaaaTATATGAAGAAAGTGAATTCGAGTCCTATAGTAGATATGACTAGTTACCATTTCGAAGGTTGATGGTTTGATCTTCATTCATCTAATTACTGTGTTGCAGATCCGACATCAAACACATGGATTACTATTCtcattcttaattaattttgcgatagaatcttatttttatcttctctTAGGAAGcctaaattaatatttggtcCAAATCATTGAGGGGCATGTGAGGATC of the Cucumis sativus cultivar 9930 chromosome 3, Cucumber_9930_V3, whole genome shotgun sequence genome contains:
- the LOC101209745 gene encoding histone deacetylase complex subunit SAP18 isoform X1; the encoded protein is MAGEAEAPRRAYGGPPRATHAPPRPRLEPVDREKTCPLLLRVFTKTGSHHFNEDFAVRGKEPRDEVQIYTWKDATLRELTDLVKEVAPEARRRNAKLSFALVYPDRHGRFVLREILFPFVKVGKTFSFGNRRLDDSLALGELGFQIGDYLDVAII
- the LOC101209745 gene encoding histone deacetylase complex subunit SAP18 isoform X2; translated protein: MAGEAEAPRRAYGGPPRATHAPPRPRLEPVDREKTCPLLLRVFTKTGSHHFNEDFAVRGKEPRDEVQIYTWKDATLRELTDLVKEVAPEARRRNAKLSFALVYPDRHGRFVLREVGKTFSFGNRRLDDSLALGELGFQIGDYLDVAII